In a genomic window of Erigeron canadensis isolate Cc75 chromosome 5, C_canadensis_v1, whole genome shotgun sequence:
- the LOC122600956 gene encoding uncharacterized protein LOC122600956 encodes MDVAIIDWKDSKFEKDVLYEDINAPQWIDFSNPPGVVDDEAWFCRPDCNHPKTVEDFFTQRTPDSAKLQRSASVSAVSRLSERNSRDAALKKRGFPPTKNSKSTKNVYDSENHNPNYSTPPINKAKSLKEMIKSSSDKNQVESVLLQKEEPPRLLKSTLSARNLFGGKDIFSQVSEFCNELKRLAIRTKDSGEKETPKKNQVAAKKQEMGMLQESKSERTPLLEVKKEKYDEILKQSNAKEKLTKKKLNCESENTPTALNMKNIRGKEEDRLLQIRTNPPSPQCFSATKTTPSKASRLRPQERGILQEIEGIHISKDVKKEVKGNNTTNQTASLSPQNEASKGLDVFWIFKPCTLSS; translated from the exons ATGGATGTCGCGATTATCGATTGGAAAGATTCGAAGTTTGAAAAGGATGTACTTTATGAAGACATAAACGCTCCTCAATGGATTGATTTCTCCAATCCACCCGGCGTTGTTGACGATGAAGCTTGGTTTTGTCGTCCTg ATTGTAATCATCCAAAGACAGTAGAAGATTTCTTTACACAAAGGACTCCTGATTCTGCCAAG CTTCAGAGATCAGCTAGTGTTTCTGCAGTCTCTCGATTGAGTGAACGAAATTCCAG AGATGCAGCATTGAAGAAAAGAGGTTTCCCACCaaccaaaaactcaaaaagtacGAAAAATGTGTATGATAGTGAGAATCACAACCCGAATTACTCAACCCCACCTATAAACAAAGCAAAATCATTGAAAGAAATGATCAAGTCAAGTTCGGACAAGAACCAAGTAGAGAGTGTTTTGTTACAGAAGGAAGAACCGCCACGGCTTCTTAAAAGCACATTGTCGGCGCGCAATCTGTTTGGAGGAAAAGATATTTTCAGTCAGGTAAGTGAGTTTTGCAACGAGTTGAAACGATTGGCTATAAGAACAAAGGATAGTGGGGAGAAAGAGACTCCAAAGAAGAATCAGGTGGCAGCAAAGAAACAGGAGATGGGAATGTTGCAGGAATCTAAGAGTGAGCGGACGCCATTGTTAGAAGTAAAGAAAGAGAAATATGATGAGATTCTAAAGCAAAGCAATGCCAAGGAAAAACTTACAAAGAAAAA GTTGAATTGTGAGTCAGAGAACACGCCGACTGcattaaatatgaaaaacataaGGGGCAAAGAAGAGGATCGCCTGTTGCAAATCCGAACTAATCCTCCATCACCTCAATGCTTTTCAGCTACCAAAACAACCCCATCTAAGGCTTCCCGTCTTAGGCCTCAG GAGAGAGGGATACTTCAAGAAATTGAAGGAATACATATCAGCAAAGATGTGAAGAAGGAGGTCAAAGGCAATAATACTACAAATCAAACTGCTTCCCTTTCGCCGCAGAATGAAGCTTCAAAAGGGTTGGATGTGTTCTGGATTTTTAAGCCCTGCACTCTTTCTAGctaa